The Ovis aries strain OAR_USU_Benz2616 breed Rambouillet chromosome 6, ARS-UI_Ramb_v3.0, whole genome shotgun sequence genome includes a window with the following:
- the LOC105612939 gene encoding collagen alpha-1(I) chain-like, which yields MNVSLTEHCNPSSANKPPSVVSDSHPLSRRRDLAFTSRPPPTCLRSARIPQARVGCPRPHTQAVDRRTGGANPGGRLGRMEPPPASRLFPFPRRAGGRARAGSGEAARGQRRRRCPGPGAAERARRARPAAALARHSPRSRTREAPAARGRGDRTREGKGRPRVAPAGIPAPCGPRAPPLRTREAGSRGRPQPEGIAGDRAVLAQTPAPGDLERGLERRRARCTVP from the exons CCGCCCTCGGTCGTCTCAGACTCTCACCCACTTTCCAGGAGGCGAGACCTGGCTTTTACTTCGCGGCCACCACCAACATGCCTGCGATCTGCTCGGATCCCGCAGGCCAGAGTGGGATGCCCGCGACCTCACACCCAGGCTGTTGACAGGCGGACCGGTGGGGCCAACCCGGGTGGGAGGCTTGGGAGGATGGAGCCGCCTCCCGCCTCCCGCCTCTTCCCCTTCccccggcgggcgggcgggcgcgcgCGGGCCGGGAGCGGGGAGGCGGCAAGAGGGCAGCGGCGGCGCCGCTGTCCGGGTCCTGGGGCCGCGGAGCGCGCCCGCCGCGCTCGCCCCGCGGCCGCTCTCGCCCGGCACAGCCCGCGCTCCCGGACCCGCGAGGCGCCCGCCGCTCGCGGCCGCGGGGACCGGACGCGCGAGGGGAAGGGCCGCCCGCGCGTCGCCCCAGCCGGGATACCGGCCCCGTGTGGCCCCCGAGCGCCGCCCTTACGGACCCGGGAAGCAGGATCCCGCGGACGCCCGCAGCCCGAGGGAATCGCCGGGGACCGGGCTGTCCTCGCTCAGACACCCGCCCCCGGAGACTTGGAACGCGGACTCGAGAGGCGGCGCGCACG TTGCACTGTACCTTAG